The DNA segment cTAGGAcattttttaatgatattttgacTTATTATTAGTTTTTAGAGGAAAACAAtacattttaataaatattttatatatttagaaGATTGGTTGAAAGTTGTAGAACCTTCATAATAATGTAAAATAACAACAATCAAATACAAAATTTGGCATGAAAATAAACTATTAATTGGTCTGGTCAAATTGCGTGTGAGAAACTCTAGAGACATTTTGAAAATTCATGCTTTAAAACGCCGCCTTCTTCGTTTCTTCCATGAAAGACTGGGTGAATTTCTGTCAGCGTCGGCTAATTGACATGTGTCGAGCAAGCGTCGCCCAGAAAAACATTTTCTAATAGTTTAATGTTCGTTGGCATGTCAGTTTGTCTATTGGCCTAACTAAATGGAAGATGATTTGGAAATTCCATTTGGGCTGAGCCGAATAGGTTTACCAAAAGGCATTGACATGGTGTGAAATCAGAAACTTGTTAGAGTTGGCTTGGAGGATTGTCAATTTGGCTAAACAGACGTCCAAACACGTCTTTTCGTTCCAAAGTTTCAATTTGACAGCACGTATCCAACACAAAGTTGACCGTTCAAATAATTATGAATCGAATATGACCTTAAAGCCCATTGCTTATTCTATAAATATGAGCCATTGACACCATTTTTCCTATTAAAACAACCACCCTTTGTtagctctctctctttctctccctcacaaaaccttTTTGTCAGCAAAACACTCGCAGTTTAAATTTCCAATACATGGCTCTTTTCAAATTGGCTTtgcttctatttctttcctctctcttcctccatgCAGCTGTAGGTGAGATTGTTTGCGAGGATTTGCCAAAGGATGTATGCGCATTTTCTATTGCATCATCTGGGAAGAGGTGCTTGTTGGAGACGTATGCGACGAGAGATTGGAAGGTGGAGTACCAGTGCAGGACATCAGAAGTTATGGTTGAGCGAATGGCAGATTATATAGAGACCGATGAGTGCGTAAAGGCTTGTGGGGTCGATAGGAACTCTGTTGGTATTTCTTCTGATGCGCTTCTTGAGCCTCAGTTTACTTCAAAGCTTTGCTCTCCTGCTTGTTATCAGAAATGCCCCAACATTGTCGACCTTTACTTCAATTTGGCTGCTGGCGAAGGTACATCCACCTTACCATTTGTTCATGTATTTTCATAGaaatatgatttttatttttccctTTTAACAAATTCTTACTTTAGCTTTTACTTTCTCTaaactattaattaattaaagcattTTGGTGCCTTGCTTGAACTTCACCTCCAATCAAAGAATTGTCCTTCCTGAACTATTCATTCTTTTGATTATTTTCTCTAaactattaattattttttttaaataattttttttgcaaTGAACTTTTGAATTGGATGATCAAATAACATTCAAGTCCAGGAATTTGTGTATAGCATCTAATTCTTATACTGTGTTTGAACACATGCAGGCGCATTCTTGCCAGACCTGTGTGACGCCGCGAGGACTAATCCCCGCCGTTCGATGATTCAGCTGATGAGCTCAGGTGCAGCCCCTGCTCCTATTTCCAGCGAGTCTTTTATTGGCGCCCCTGCTTCAGCTCCTATGTAATTAATCACACTATATCATGgtttccaataatttttttttattcgaaTTTATTTAGTTAAAGAAAATCAATAGTACATTTGAGTTGAGAATTTGGATTGAGAGGCAATTTGAGATTTTCCATTTATTGTTGTTGGGTTTGTTTCAAGactattacatatatatatatatatatatatatattctaatttCCATTGAAAAGTGTTGTTTATGCTAATTTTTTTGATAAATCAAACTGCTTCAATTTTCATGTCATCCAATACATTTTACTAATTtcgaaaaaaaattattatgcatAGTTAATTGcccaataatttataatttaacgaactttgaaattttatgataattaagtTGATCTCTcaatcaatcaaaattttaaaagctTAAAAAAAATAATCCGCCATGACATTTTCAGACATATAATTGAATTGTTCTTTCAATTTCAAAAAGGAATAGCATAAAAGCCTTAATCTCAAATTAGTTGGGTAAACatagtttaatctcatttcatGTAACAAGTTTAATCTCATTTCATATAACCATATTCAGTTTAAGAGTAACCACCTCAATCGAAATGTTAgtaaaaataaatttagaaaaaaaaaaactttcacaatagtacaataaatatatatatatatatatatatatatatatatatatatatatatatatatattttttttcttttataggaATGCATTAGTGAAAGAGATTGATACAAAGATCAGGCTATGGAGGCCAACTGAAGATACAAGCCCAACTAAGTTAAGAGACTTGATACAAAAACAAGGTTCCGAAAATTAGCCCTAATAAACAAGAAAGTCCAAAGGCCAAAATAACTGATAACCGAAAATCTCATAAAATATAGACTGAACCGAATCATTTGTTGAAGaaaaatcaaaccaaactgaATCAGTCAttatcggtttggttcgattcgattaatgaaaaactgaattttaatttttttttattgtcaaaCCTGCTTTGACCCGTAAATTGCATATTTACATTTGTTCACACTTCATACTATACAATTCATATAAAATCAATTGGGTAGTAttaaataaacaatcaatttaaTAAAATGCCACCATGCCAAATAaaccataaaataaataaaagtataaaaccactaaattaaatattaacCCAAGCACCAAATGCCAAACCATAAAACAAAACATAATTGAAATAAAAGCTAAAATAATGACAACCATACTCTAAATACAATCTAATTcagttatcattaaaatcaataaaacaatataataataaaataccaAATCTCCaaccaaataaaaattaaatactgTCCATATTAAAATCCATCAAATGACAACAgaattaaacataatattaaaatccatcaaatttccaacaatttgattttgagcagtccaACCAAATCCAAAAACATCCTCAAATAAGGAGGCAGCAGCTTTTGGAAACCTGCACAaacaatataatatataaaaaaaagataatcagtatataataattaatgaaaGCATAAAACAATATAAAACTTTAGACAATCAAACTTACATTTAAGAGTTAAGGTAGGAGTTGAACAACTTGATCCCCCTAATTGGGTTAGGCCAACACTTGGtagtactaaaaattgaattatataatggaaaaaaaaaatcaatccatattgaaatgaaaatattaaaagataaaaatgatCTAAATACATGTATTTATTACATACCATCTTCAAGCTTTTCAAGTTCCTCTAAATCTTCCTCAACATTTATTGGACAATTTGAGGAACGAATCCAATCTTATGCACATATCAAAACCTCCACAATCCTGGGAAAGAACTCCTAAAGAGATCTAGTACTCTCCCACCACTACGGAAAGCACTCTCTGATGCAACAGTTGAAACTGGGATTGCCAATATGTCTCTTGCCATTTTTCCAAGGCTAGGAAATCTCTCAGAATTGATTTTCCACCATTCTAAGAGATCAAAATCTTCCTTGTCCTCTTGAATTGCCTCATTGAGATACACTTCCAACTCTGTTTTTGAATCTAAACCTCCATTTTTTTCTAACTTTTGCTTCTTGTAGTGATGCTTCAAGTACAATTTGGGCTTCAGATTTATTGTACTACCACTACCATTTAAGAGCTGTGAGCTAGTGTTATCACTTGTTTGCTCACAATCAGTTTGGTACATTTTCTTGTACTCGTTAAATAAGTCAATCAAAGATGACTTCACCTTCTGGAACAACTACTCACCCTTTTCTTCATCATGCATTTGACAAAATTGAAACTCCATATACTCAAATTTATCACGAGAGTCAAGAACaacaaaaaaataaatcaatttattcaTTTTATCTATATCCCCCCAGTACTTGTCaaattttttcttcattttgttCCCCATATTTTGCACCTCAATATCAGTGTTATCCACCCATTGATTCAAGATAAAAGCCAAGTCACTTATCTCAccaaaaaatgtaacacccctatttgtatagcttggtatattttactgttccggtgacgggAGTCGGTTCGGACAACTGAGggaattagaaccatacttaagacaactagagaagccataaatacaaataattagtaattgccaattagttaagtataaataagaaaaacagaacataagaagttaaacgagccgagagtcacagcgatgggtaatcttcttgggaacgactgcgaagtcgttttaaactcaaatttcgaaccgtaaaatgtgacaatgcggtccttaggacccttataaacacagtggaaaagagaaaatcacgaaaaagaactgttaagccagtcaaataattaggtcagggagccggaagaaatatgaaattaattacaaaccgggatgaaccggcgaggggcaatttggtcaattgaccccgagagctgactcctgacctaactgtcaaataaaactggacaaaagaaaatttcggaatcgagaattaaattaaagaactactagaaaaataaatagaaaaaaaaaaggaaatgggaaaaatggaaaagtcaaaaggtgatgacatcatgcatgacctcatgcatgatgccataaagaatataattaatttatttatttatttacatttttggtcttccataagacttaaaaattcataaaaaaaaaagaaaatcatttcttcttcttcaaaaaacgtttttatctctctctcacttttctctcccaaggttcctccattaacaagcttttaaagcttgaaaaacttagttcttccccataaatttcaaccctaaaccctaaaaagcttccaatctacactagaaaagaagattgagggagaagaagaaagaagaaagtgaaagaattggtggattgtaaatcaaagaattaaggttagtgttcttcttcattttctctttgaatctatgtttaagtagttaagttatgcttgtaaataaacttaaaatggcaagaaaatttgttgagggattatatagaattttggacagctagggtttggttggacaaagtataaatttgtttgagctaaacatgttggaagcttaattgagttaagggagtatgcttataagtgtttaattagctaaatgcaacaaatgacatgaattaggattttgaacttagggtttgtgaaccaaaaatgcaagaaatgagtaaatggcatgtttgacctattgtgaactgaaaaatggtcaattgtgaccaaataagttgtgtttgaattattagaagtgaagccaaattcggaggttgtatggtcatgctgctggcagcatgaccaagccaactttgaaggaccaaaacggaaattttacaagtccaattgatatgccaccaattggggatggaaatagacataaaatgacacaattttcattcaggaaccatgcccaaaaagtgaccaaaacttagtgaaccaattgaccaaagttgaataagagcaggctgccactgcacaaattgaccaaatgaacagtatttgttcatttagtcataactcgagctagacaggtcaaattgacctgaaattttaccagtaattagataagatatagatctaaaactttcatgaagaacactaacccaaattatgccattaacctaatcaaattattgagcaaaattgagttactgaacctgcaaaactgcagatttccatttgaacagtaaagttccaatggctataactctctctagaaaactccgatttaggcgattcttgaaccgatggaaacctaagatatagtagaacatttcgtatgaaggaaattagaccaaattatggacttaacttgatcaaattactgaatgaagttggatcaaaaatctgccagaaccaaaatttcagcatgaacagtgcacgtgaacagtaattgtattttagctataacttgagctacaaaactccaattggggtgatccaaaaatgagaatacacttaagacaataagaaacattttctatgaaggaagttttgtcaaattctaacagtaaagtgaccaatggaacagtacaacctaagacaccaaaactaaaaatttgtaactttgcctaaaggacttaagttttgagaaaatgaccaaaaccaacaagtttggtgaccaaaatgtggtatgtgggtgaagttggaattcccatacctattaagccttagaaagtcaacaatttgacttgaacagtgtagtaaatagtaaccccgaaatgaaaatttctaagaacgttaatttaagcatatttgggctagaattaagtatttatgaattaattattggatttatggtaagttatgatactgaaacagtgtgaaactgtgtgtttcagtagaaaagaacaccgggaaagaacccgaggaatcgagtcaaggccgataggcgactcgcatcaggtttgtgcacaaaaatttataaattatagttttcataatgaaaattgatttgttatacattgtgaatatgtttattttattatgaatttcgagaatgttgtgctacctattttataatggagatttgaaatgaagcttgtttaattttctgcattgtgaaaattttgtgttaattatgagttttaagtactacggtgttgccacttgtgaatgaaaatttgactttagaaattgattgtgttttgcataaaatatttgaataacttgatttaagttgttttaattcacacttggcatggcaatattaatatgttcctcatccacttgtggggtgagtttgatatttgatcagtttcctccctctctggcttcccagtctgaggggcgagtttggatgagtactcattagctagctagccacctccctcattgatttcgattagtgagagtgtttgccttgtcgtgatgtacacacggcatgttcgaaaattttgtgtcatggcctaagttgtgttattgtttggcaacactatgtttattaaattgtttgattaagttgtgctatattaagttttgaaaattatgatttgttataaatgtgatttgagaaaaaatttgtgaaatacgattatgagatttttgaatgatgatttgttcataaatgttttatattttgcattttatgctttattgtgcaccactgagtatttatatactcagcgatagctttaacttgctgtcgcagatagagaaaaggacatagcagtagagtgagctgctacagtcaaagaggagcacggttgaagaatttctgtacgggtattgtctataccttagtagtttagtttgatgtaaatatgatagtatgcatatgtatctctgtagtttgagcagttgtacagataaaattgtaataatattatttttgagattttgtgtttgtaaatttaatagtggatgtaaattaaatatttaaaatacaatgtgcatgagtttatgaaatgttttgagttattaatttttgatttgaaatttggattttgagttgaagtgttgccattgttgttgatttgaagtttggtggttgtaaatgaagttgtgattgagaaaaatattgggagtgtttttattttcaggttttgaagaactgttttctcaaaatacagatttgACTcacaaatttttgtaaaaattatggagattttaaatatccaaaaatttgatttatgtttggactttaaataaaggtttttaatatctgaaaaaaatttttacccaccaattccaaaatgaacgaaaattgttttaaaatcccttgtagtatatttaacgggttaccggtaggtgaagtacggtaattcattaggtgtactacgggaacatgttacatcttacgaggagtagggtgtgacatgtttagtggtatcagagcaaaggttttaaataaattttgaactgtgaatttgcaatattttgttggtaaatacaactgctcaaatgtttgatatatatgacatatttacatcatgaatatgcgctaacggaggtcaacctccttgttttgttatcagagagtagaaaatttctggaaaacggaatggaagagggagatcattccgtagagcaatctgtcgaggctgaggcccgaggagaagccccagcactcttgaatgtgagtgggtcagccactctagctcctcctcGTGCACCGCGATTTCACCTTTCGGTTGCCTGACATATGGCTacattctttcagcaaatggcgagaagtgtgccaccccaagctcagatgcaagcacctgtagcacaaccacagtcaccggctcggcaatatgagaaattaatgaaatttggggctacagaattcaaaggaacagtggatccattggaagcagaacagtggttagagaggatggaacgggttttcagaaaactacagtgtgctgaagagttgaagttcgaatattcagtatcacttttgcacggggatgcatatgagtggtggaagaccatcccctacagtcttGTAGAgtcaccagtcctcacatgggcagactttttaagggaatttcgacaaaagtgggtccccgatacttatgtagatatgaagctgcaagggtttttaagtttgaagcaaggggatagaactgtagcagaatatgagcgggacttttcaaggctaagccattatgctggaagcttagtcaccgcccccagagaccggtgtaagagatttgaggctgggttgaggcctagcttgagaatgcaagtggtagggttccgacaccagaatttttctgaattgatttcacaagccctggaactggaaaggatagaatcggaatgggcagtgaaaaagagtacacaagagaaagagaaaactgaaaaggttactggtcaagctactgagagtggctctgggaaaagaaaacattttggagggtcTAGCTCGCGCAAATCAGGTAGAGgtggatcttctggacagaaaccaccccaatccgatcagcaaactcaacagacacgcagaaaaatgctatcggatcgactttgcgagacttgtggtaaagcacatagtggagtatgttatagagctgtaggagcatgtttcaattgtggagggactcgtcattttgctaaggattgcgtaagtccacgccgttatggatcatttaccacgtcaaaaggatcagctcaagtttctaccccgaagagttcaccaacagttggtagagacagaggcagaggtaggggtagtacacctggaagtcagagtactatgaaGCAACCAGGACAaagtgatgctccagtgagagtatacactatgcgacagagggacgaggatgaaaCTTCTGACATGGTTCCTGGTATTTTCTCGATTCTTGACTAAGATAtgaatatgtataaaaaaaaaaatcaattttgatatgttagtgactagtttttttaaaattaattttggaagagtttgtcagtgaaaggtatttgctagcacacaagaatttgtaaaattaattagtaagcctaattatgtaaggaaagagaacctaaaagtaagttatagtaatatagctaccttagatgcgggcaagggtattactgctgatagatgtcagtgggtaccataatcaaaataagttcaagatattagtgaatttaaaagaaataagatataggaaagtttgttctattgggatgtatcgtagtaactatgcaatattcttgatgtttgtgctgtaagctgcagattacagtactgacttgggatttattgtgtagagctacatactatccaatagtacacaagaataagaatagttgcaaatggcatctgttttgatacagttatgataagataaagttttcttattggaaaggagtttgaaaatcctaacctgggatttaaaactctaaagttagaatattgaaaggttatagttcagtacaaaagaaaataataactacacatcagtgcaaaataaactatagaatatcgatagataaaaataaatagaacagtaagaaatgagaaaaatactagatgaggaattgccaccaaggcaagcaatttacttaagatgcgtaacgatattccgaactattttatcaagaaagaaataagttaaaccaaagcaaacaagatagtgcaaaatggcacataggccttggtcataaatagagatggtaagataatggttatggacctatggccaaggaagaaaagactacaaagaaaataattgttaaaacaacagcgagaaaagactaaaatgttctaaactaaactgaaggttacatcaaatgattaagagatttgataagaaaagagtaaaactaagttctcacccataggatcacacgaggtcctagaaaagcggatccactagcacacagatttgcttacctctaaaattaaaatgaatttgaatctaacttatgacagaagctcataaggaacatgacacacaaggtaagcaatcgatgagtaaatagcgtttgttaaagtgttatggaccattattccgattataaagctatgtagaaatgtgagaaaaacatgagaaaacaacatgtaTAACTATTTGAGGACAAATAATGGACACaatcacccctatttgtatagcttggtatattttactattccggtgaccagagtcggtccggacaactgaggggattagaaccatacttaagacaactagagaagccataaatacaaataattagtaattgccaattagttaagtataaataagaaaaacagaacataagaagttaaacgagccgagagtcacagcgatgggtgaccttctcgggaacgactgcgaagtcattttaaactcaaatttcgaaccgtaaaatgtgacgctgttgtccttaggacccttataaacatagtggaaaagagaaaatcatgaaaaagaactgttaagccagtcaaataattagatcagggagccggaagaaatatggaattaattgcaaaccgggatgaaccagcgatgggcaatttggtcaattgaccccgagagctgactcctgacctaactgtcaaataaaattggacaaaagaaaatttcggaattgagaattaaattaaagaacaaatagaaaaataaatagaaaaaaaaaaggaaatgggaaaaatggaaaagtcaaaaggtgatgacatcatgcatgacctcatgcatgatgccataaagaatataattaatttatttatttatttacatttttggtcttccataagacttaaaaattcataaaaaaaaaaagaaaatcatttcttcttcttcaaaaaacgtttttatctctctctcacttttctctcccaaggttcctccattaacaagcttttaaagcttgaaaaacttagttcttccccataaatttcaaccctaaaccctaaaaagcttccaatctacactagaaaagaagattgagggagaagaagaaagaagaaagtgaaagaattggtggattgtaaatcaaagaattaaggttagtgttcttcttcattttctctttgaatctatgtttaagtagttaagttatgcttgtaaataaacttaaaatggaaagaaaatttgttgagggattatatagaattttggacagctagggtttggttggacaaagtataaatttgtttgagctaaacatgttggaagcttaattgagttaagggagtatgcttataagtgtttaattagctaaatgcaacaaatgacatgaattaggattttgaacttagggtttgtgaaccaaaaaagcaagaaatgagtaaagggcatgtttgacctattgtgaactgaaaaatggtcaattgtgaccaaataagttgtgtttgaattattagaagtgaagccaaattcggaggttgtatggtcatgctgctggcagcatgaccaagccaactttgaaggaccaaaacggaaattttacaagtccaattgatatgccaccaattggggatgaaaatagacataaaatgacataattttcatttaggaaccatgcccaaaaagtgaccaaaacttagtgaaccaattgaccaaagttgaataagagcaggctgccactgcacaaattgaccaaatgaacagtgtttgtttatttagtcataactcgagctagacaggtcaaattgacctgaaattttaccagtaattagataagatatagatctaaaactttcatgaagaacactaacccaaattatgccattaacctaatcaaattattgagcaaaattgagttactgaacctgcaaaactgcagatttccatttgaacagtaaagttccaatggctataactctctctagaaaactctgatttaggcgattcttgaaccgatggaaacctaagatatagtagaacattttgtatgaaggaaattagaccaaattatagacttaacttgatcaaattactgaacgaagttggataaaaaatctgccagaatcaaAATTTcaacatgaacagtgcacgtgaatagtaattgtattttggctataacttgagctacaaaactccaattggggtgatccaaaaatgagaatacacttaagacaataaggaacattttctatgaaggaagttttgtcaaattccaacagtaaagtgaccaatggaacagtacaacctaaggcaccaaaactaaaaatttgtaactttgcctaaaggacttaagttttgagaaaatgaccaaaaccaacaagtttggtgaccaaaatgtggtatgtgggtgaagttggaattcccatacctattaagccttagaaagtcaacaatttgacttgaacagtgtagtgaatagtaaccccgaaatgaaaatttctaagaacgttagtttaagcatatttgggctagaattaagtatttatgaattaattattggatttatggtaagttatgatactgaaacactgtgaaactgtgtgtttcagtggaaaagaacaccgggaaagaacccgaggaatcgagtcaaggccgataggcgactcATCAGGTTTgcgcacaaaaatttataaattatagttttcataatgaaaattgatttgttatacattgtgaatatgtttattttattatgaatttcgagaatgttgtgctacctattttacaatggagatttgaaatgaagcttgtttaattttctgcattgt comes from the Hevea brasiliensis isolate MT/VB/25A 57/8 chromosome 5, ASM3005281v1, whole genome shotgun sequence genome and includes:
- the LOC110642350 gene encoding uncharacterized protein LOC110642350, encoding MALFKLALLLFLSSLFLHAAVGEIVCEDLPKDVCAFSIASSGKRCLLETYATRDWKVEYQCRTSEVMVERMADYIETDECVKACGVDRNSVGISSDALLEPQFTSKLCSPACYQKCPNIVDLYFNLAAGEGAFLPDLCDAARTNPRRSMIQLMSSGAAPAPISSESFIGAPASAPM